The following is a genomic window from Solanum lycopersicum chromosome 6, SLM_r2.1.
TGAGAAAATCCCCCAATAGTCAATGTTGGTTCCAATTGCACATGCAAGTGTACGTGGTCACACAAGTAATATAGTGTCTCTTAAAAGAACCTGATTATCGAACTCAAAGGACttatcaattaatttttcttactatgttatattaattctaattattttttaagggaaggatttcaaaagatggatatcttaactaaaataaaaataaagataaaataagtaaaaaccattaacaaagaaaagatagatTTTTACACAACCAATGAATGAATCGATCTAGGATTATAATTtaactaaaaatcatgtttaacatcaatttcatcaactTATTTGATTAGCTAGTCATTGAATCACAGGGTTAAATATATGATCATGGTCTCTTGACCTCAAATTGCCTACGATAACTAACACCCTAACTACATCGTTGAGCGGGGATAGGATGGATTAAATAACGAGCATTAGGATTACTTCCTGTATTGTGACCCAAACAAGGTTGTTAGGTATATCCCTATCCTATAAAAGAATCAACCCTAGCTATTTAGAGTTAAACAAGCTCCTTATATCCCACGTTCTATCCTCTTATTCCTCTCCCGAGTTCAATTCggacaatatatttatttcaatggtGATCAAGCATCAAAATAGTAGTCACAAGAATATAAGAACAACTAATATGATAAACAATCATGtcgaattaaaataattaaacaatcaTATTGTAagaaatataattcaagaacGAGAAATTTATATCCACATAGACATAGAGCAATTACGACGAAtcattcaaagaaaaatgtaaaagaaaaaaagagaaagaaaacataaaacttTAAATCAAGTTATTTTCTACATTGTATCCCCCTcctctaataattaattattcttatgGACTATTTATAAATGTAGAAGACagtgaataaaataattaagtccAAAACAATTTAGAACTCAAAACTTTGACGGAATTGGATTTTTGTACGTGTTAAACTGCTTCGTCCGCCACCTTCAATTTGAAGTGTCTTCACATGTTGCCACGTGGCAGTCACTTATACTCAATTCAAATTCTTCAAAGTGCACTTCTAATATATTATATACGGAAAAGGACTTAAAATACCCTCAAACTATTAGAAATGATACAGAAATATCCTTCTTCCATCTACCTTTGGACTTTATATTAGCGTTATTTCTAACAAACctcaatttaaattaaattaataaattcattaaatgaaGTGACAATCATCTATTGGtcactttataattaaaattactcATTCCCAAATCAAATCATCCGCCCAATCAATATGGCCCATCAACCCCATATTACCTACCAACTAAAGCTTTCCCCACCTCTTTCTCCACGTGCAATTTGCTGTTCTCCGGTCGAAAATTCAACTATTGGTTgcaattactttttaatttcaCTTGCTTTTATCAtttcatctctttatatttttttacgaaaaaaagtctaaaatacccttaaactattaTAAATGAGATAAAAATACCATCCTTCCACATATTAGCCCTCAAATATCCCTCATATCTATCTTTGAGCTCCATATTACTCTTACTTCTGACATAccttaatttaaattcaattcataaattcattaaatgatGTGGCACCCTATAAATcacttaaactaatttaaaaatatttcaccaATTCAAGTCAAATCAATTTGCCCCAAATCAAATGAAATCCACCCAAGTTAACTTTTGTTTCTATAGCTGGAACGAAAACCAGCTCAAATGAAGAATCATAGACCCATTTTGGGATCATCAACATCATTTCTCTAATAAATGTACCATGTGTCTTGAGTAGAAAAATTTAACCTATTGGCTTTATTAGTATCCGTAAATAGGCGAAAATTGATTAAGAAAACATCATTTTCTCATAAGAAATCGAATTCTACCTATGTCGTCTtggtaataaattataaattagttatttaaataatttgacagATATTATAAACTCAAGAACTTTGATTCCAACCAacgaaaattcacaaaatttcatgaaaagaatcttttatttgtggactttatttatacatttttgtttCACATTCAAAGTTAGATAAGTACACAATCTCAAAATTTTGagctataattataaaaaataagaaggCGAAAAAAATCGATCGATTATTTTTCCTGAGCGAACAAAAGCAGAAAGAATCactatatttaaaatatgaaactactaaacaagaaaaaaaaggatgaaACTCTAGGGCTTTGAAGAATAGAAAATACGGAATAGTGTCTAAAATATCGTTAAAGTattagaaatggtacaaaattatacTTCATTCaactattgactccaaaatagcATTGTCATCCATCTTTGGAtttaaaattgaccacttatataacgatttcaaatttaaactatttaaatattttttaaatacgtggtgctcaactatttgttataatttaatttattaatataatttataaatcaatccactacctacacgttactaatgcaacaacagGAAAACTATTGAGGTTGAAAGTGTCTATACAAGTAcatttatcatacattcaagtcctcaatcaaaacatattataattcaagtggTTTATTATTTGAGTGGAGTTTAATTAGTAACGGAATAgttgattgatttataaattatattaataagttaaattataacaaatagttgagcgtcaaatattttaaaaaatatttaaacagtttaaatttaaaaccgttaaataaattgtcaattttgaactcaaaggtggatgacaaaagtattttgaagccaataggtggatgataAATGCATTTTGAAGccaataaatgaatgaaagaaagttttatacaatttccaatactttaaaaatattttaaatccttttcaattttaaatattgaatcaaTCACATTGTACCAAGAGAAAGTATgcaaagtttttatttttaccgtgttaataaactataaaatatctttaacaaaatttaaggtgtttcgtaatttttttttattaattatatatgcatagctttaaaaaagtatttattatatgacatgtaaattataataaattaaagtcgAGGAggataataatatgataaatacgtgcatgttatttaattttaaattaatttatgaattaaattTACATATGCTCATAAAAAAATAGACAAGGAACCCAATACTATTCGTAAAAAAAGGATATGCATAAAGAAAGTGAATGCCTCACAATGAGAAGTCTTGTCAAAAGCAtaactttgttttctttttttattatatggaTATTCATAATACGATTCATATTATCCATTCGTACAAGTTACTAATAACAAgttaaattgaattataaataaatatacccttcaattatttttttacagcATActgaaagagaagaaaaagatggGAAATAAGTAGGGGGAGAGATAGACGACCTTTTCGGACTTGAAGACATTTTTGTgaaatcatttatatgtataaatttaaagATTGAATTGTCTTTTATCAATCTCCTGGTCCTTGCTTAACTCTTTGTTCCGTAAATCGATCGCTGATAGATCTGATCCGAATAGGTCTTGTTGAATGAATTGACTTCGATTTGATTTCCTGAAACATAAGCGGATCGGAACAATAGAACTAGACTAATCATTTTTGGACCAAcacttaaaattttatcatttgagatgtaataaaaatatttattttttaatacgaaatgaaaaatatgataacaATAGTCTCAGTTTAAATACTAAAATTCCAAGATAATATGCTAAATATTAATGTGtgattaatatttcaaattgatcattcacattttttatattGTCAAATGTATGCATGACTTAGCCTTTAAGTTCACTTCTATGCTCATTGCATCTTCGACCGAATTCTATTCACCAACCTAACTTTTTCTCtttgtaattttctttataaatattgaatctGTCACATTGTATCAAGAGAAAGCATGTAAAattcttattctttttaatataccataaaatattttaattaaaacttaatatgtccaataatattttatttttaattataaatgcacaacttcaaaaatattaagtatATGACGTGTAAATTCTGATAAAATTTAAGTTGAAGAGGCTAATAATATGATACATGTCTGCATGCTTtgatttaatttcaaattaatttatgaattatatttatagatacttgtaaaaaatgtgaaaatGGATTCAATCCTAtgtattatttgaaataatgtaCATAGCTAAAATGtcaaatacataaatagatccctaaatttgttgggttttttccCTCTTGTACCTCAACTACatcatttttctattgaatcattgaaccacccataatttttttttaaaacactgttggttgattttgatcgGCTTTTTAATTGTAAATATCTTCAACTGTGTTcgaattgtaataattttgattgaaagaatgaagagaaactgtgttagtctcatttgttttctattgtgttcaaatgacttaagTAATACACGATTGTTCTTGaacattttcactatcaattaGACTAATGATTTgtggaacaacatatgtatcctctatcaaTACCCCTCACAAATCCGGTTTCACATCAGACAACGGTGTTTGTTTAAACGGAATAAATTATGggggttcaatgattcaataggaaacTGACGTAGCTGAGGATGTGAGGGAAAAAATCCAACAAGTTTAGAGACTTGCTTATGTATTTGGCCTAGATAAAATTATGTCTCACGGCATCTCCAGCCCAATcatctattttactctccaaatatagagttGTCTATTTTTTCGTAcaatcactacaacaaaaacaacttttagcagCATTAAAttattgacactaataaagagtgctaaaatCTTTATAGGTATTAGTTAAGTGACATTAGAACCAATTTCGCTAAAGGCTTTaaggacatatacaaagagtgataATTGACGCTAAaagtcatttttgttgtagtgaatCAATTCCGACCCAATTTTCAATTTACTctctaaaaagaaatttttttttctctcctcaatattatattattatttctatttcattcttattttatttcataatataaattctttatttcttttttctcaaataattaccttatatattttttttaatgtgatataaaattatattttatcttaaatttttaaatattataaattgcaaGAAAATATCAATACATAAATTAGGGGggcaaattcaaataaaagtgacatacaattacataaacactcaatttttaaaatcattacgTTGCTCCAATATATGCTCAATAATGCATTACGGAGataaaaatgaacatttttgttcttaatttttttatgtctagctaaaaaTTATTCAAACCGGAGATTTTCATCTACCACCACTTCTATAGTTGGATTTGGAGCCTCTACGACATCTTGAATTGGTGCATTGAGAAACTATTACACTacgtttggatcattgttatccattgtattgtattgtatcgttaCTATACCTACAATtgttgattgttacttaaaatgttttgtactgtattgttaaatttcgttgttacgtaacaatgaaaacCCCTATTTTATGGAAAAATCAATTTGGTGTTTTCCTATTGTTACTtgatttctttttccaattatatttttatataacatttcaaaatactatttatcctttaccttaattatttaaacttaGTCAAACCTACTACCCTAGAATAATTACGAAtatttaacttataaattacAATGCGGTACGATATAATCAaaaccaaataattaaaatgttactaaacaacaacaaacaatacaatttGGTCAAACATTGTATCCATtatacaatacagtacaatatagtataatataatacaatacattatgaaacaatgagtaagaatgatccaaacaaagtgttagTGATCTAAATGTTCATGATTACAttcaacaagaacaacaacgaatacttgaaaaaagaaatcaacaaTCACAACCGCAGTCACAATCGCAATCACAACCACAACCACAATCACAATAATTTTCAGAAtcatatcttaattttttttttctgaattgtGCTACATTTGAAAACGACCTACCGgattactaaattattattgtgatcaattaattattatgttatgtattgtattttatcttttctttaaattattatgttatgtgttgtattgttatcttgtatgtaattataatgttatgtattgtattattgacttgtatttaaattatcatatcatgtattgtatttttaaattaaaattttcatcttgccatttttattttttgtattccttaaaatgaaaattagtaataaaataaaatttcattattgATGGTAGGTTAGGTAGTGATTAGaattgtaatttatttatttgacagAGATTAGAGTTATAATTGAACAAGTATTCAAATTAAATCCAAAACTAGTCCTACTAGAGATGTGGCTAAAATGTAGTACAAGTTCAACTGGTATGCGTTATCGACACATGCTGTTCACGTGCTTCTACTTCAGGTTTTGGTCTCACCGTCGACAGACTTAGATCTCCCTTGCCGTAACAACTCTTCCTTCTTCCCGGCGAACTTcactctcttctctctctctcatctCAGTCAGTATTCCAGCAGTAAACATGATGGGATATGAGAATCAAGAGTCCCACCTTTATGCATCCAAAAAGGAGATGGAATCCCTGGTACTCGACGACGATTCTCCCAACGGCACTTCTCATCCTTTCTCCGATCCactttcatcatcatcatctctTCCTTTCGCTGAAATCCCTACTGACCAAGGTCAAACCCCTAATTCTTCCTTCAATTCCATCCTCGAACCTCCTTCTTATGCTGAGGCTATTTTCAGATCCTTTGACGCTGATCACTCCTCTCCTCAACTCAACGGCGCTCATGATCACTCTATCGCTTCTCCTTCTTCACTTCCATCCTCCGACGACTTTTTGACCATTACCGTTTCCGATCCACAGAAAGAGCAAGAGTTGTCCAATTCTCTAGTTCCTGGGGGGACTGCTTATGTTACCTACCTAATTACTACCAGGACGAATTTACCGGAATTTGATGGAACTGAATTTAGTGTGAGGAGGAGGTTTAGAGATGTGGTCACTTTGTCCGACCGATTAGCTGAGTCGTATAGAGGTTTTTTCATTCCGATAAGACCGGATAAGAGTGTTGTTGAGAGTCAGGTGATGCAGAAACAGGAATTTGTGGAACAGAGGAGAGCAGCACTGGAGAAGTACCTCAGGAGATTAGCTGCGCATCCTGTGATAAGGAGGAGTGAGGAGCTAAGAATGTTTTTGGAGGCGAATGGGAAGCTTCCGCTGGTGAGGACAACAGATGTGGCATCCAGGATGTTGGATGGGGCAGTGCAGTTACCCAAGCAGATTTTTGGTGAGACAGCAGGGGGAATGGTGGATGCCAATGAGGTAGCTCAGCCTGCCAAGGGAGGTAGGGACCTGTTGAGAATCTTTAGGGAGTTGAAACAATCTGTGTCAAATGATTGGGGTGGTGTGAAGCCACCTGTAGTGGAGGAGGATAAGGAGTTATTGGAAAAGAAGCAGAAGTTGCATGATTTTGAGCAGCAGCTCAGCAATGTGTCTCAGCAGGTTAATATCTTTcggaaaacattttcttttcctgtttgttcttgttcttcttcagAATGTGGATCGGTAAAGAGTTGTCATGTTCACATCTAATTGATTATTATAGCAGTATCATAAAGTTGGTCATTTATGCTTGTTCAATATGCACATTATTACTGGTCCTCTAAAAGAATTTCAGTTTTAATAAATGTAAGTTCACTTGGTGGGTTTAGTTACTTTAGTACACATTATCTTGAGACTTTCATGAAAGTACCGTCTGTGCTCTATGCAGTAAATTTCTTAGACTGAGCATGAATATCTTCATTTGAGCTATTTAGTAGTCTTATGCCGAGAAAGGTATTTGCCATTACTGGCACTGAACAGTTATTCCTATTTTTCTTCAGGCCGAAGCACTTGTAAAATCTCAGCAGGATATTGGAGAAACCATGGGCCAAATGGGCCTAGCTTTTGTCAAGTTAACAAAGTTTGAGACGGAGCGAGCTGTTTATGATTCACAAAGAACAAGGGCTGCAGATATGAAGAATGTGGCAACTGCTTCTGTTAAGGCAAGCAGACTATATAGGGAGCTAAATGCTCAAACTGTCAAACATTTGGTAAGTTCTTAGTAGCTTGAAAGCTGACTCATAAAGATGCACCCAATATACTTGATCAGACAAATTTTACCTGACATTCATCAGACATGTTTGGAGACATCATAGCTAATTGTGCTTTActaattttgaaaagtttttgaTACAGTAGTCTTTACATTTGCTTATTTTCCATTCAAGTGTCGGTATGTTGCAGGATAAGCTCCATGAATACCTTGGAGTGATGTTAGCTGTGAACAATGCATTTTCCGATAGGTCAAGTGCTCTTTTGACAGTACAGACATTGTTGTCTGAGCTGTCATCACTAAATTCGAGGATCGAAAAACTTGAAGCTGCTGCGTCTAAGATATTTGGTGGGGACAGGGCCAGAATTCGCAAAATAGAAGAGCTCAAGGAAACACATAGAGAAACTGAAGATGCCAAAAGTTCTGCTGTGAGGGAGTATGAGCGGATCAAGGTAACATCACATGTTAATAGTTAGTTTTGCAACTAAGTAAGCTTTCTGATTTTTGTATCTTCATTTGCTTTACTACTTAGTGAGCAGTCCATACCATCAACATCATTGTCTCTTTTCTTCAAACAATAAATCCTCTTTACTGTTTTTAAAATCATTGAGAATCTTTCTGTTAATCTTGAATATGACATGTAGTCTTTTGGCTAAATTCTTCTGGGTGCTGGTCACTAACAGCAATTGGACTAATTTACTTAGTT
Proteins encoded in this region:
- the LOC101262726 gene encoding sorting nexin 2A; this translates as MMGYENQESHLYASKKEMESLVLDDDSPNGTSHPFSDPLSSSSSLPFAEIPTDQGQTPNSSFNSILEPPSYAEAIFRSFDADHSSPQLNGAHDHSIASPSSLPSSDDFLTITVSDPQKEQELSNSLVPGGTAYVTYLITTRTNLPEFDGTEFSVRRRFRDVVTLSDRLAESYRGFFIPIRPDKSVVESQVMQKQEFVEQRRAALEKYLRRLAAHPVIRRSEELRMFLEANGKLPLVRTTDVASRMLDGAVQLPKQIFGETAGGMVDANEVAQPAKGGRDLLRIFRELKQSVSNDWGGVKPPVVEEDKELLEKKQKLHDFEQQLSNVSQQAEALVKSQQDIGETMGQMGLAFVKLTKFETERAVYDSQRTRAADMKNVATASVKASRLYRELNAQTVKHLDKLHEYLGVMLAVNNAFSDRSSALLTVQTLLSELSSLNSRIEKLEAAASKIFGGDRARIRKIEELKETHRETEDAKSSAVREYERIKENNKSELARFEKERRDDFLGMLRGFVVNQAGYAEKMANVWETVADETKGYAKHGS